CAACGGCGCCGATGCGGCAGGGGTGGATGAAGCTGTACCAGCATGTCTTCTTGAGGGTCATAAGGAGGTAGTCGTCCTCCCTGACCTGGCAGTTGTTGTCGCGAACCCAGCCGATCTCAAGTGCCTGGCCCTCCAGCGAGTCCATGAGCATGTGATCGAATTCGTCGAGCATCCGTTGAGCTCCGGCGGGGCTCATTCTCTCGGCGCCTTGGCGGGCCAGACGGATGCTCAGCGCTTGCATGGCGTCGCCCGTGTTGATCGCCAGAGGAATGCCCTGCTCGATGTACATCGTCGGACGGTCGCGCCGGAATTCGCTGCCGTCCTCAATGTCGTCGTGGACGAGGAAGGCGTTGTGGAGCATTTCGAGAGCGGCCGCGACCGCCAGCACGTCGTCGGCGCGACCACCGAACGCGCGGCAGGTCGCGATGCACAGCGCGGGGCGCAGCCCTTTCCCGGCGCGCGAAAGGTGATCGTCGATCAAGCCGTAGAGATAGCGTTTGGGCTCTCGATCCGCGCCTGCGTCGCGCAGGTATGGCGCGATCAGATCGCGGAACGGCAGCAGTCGCGCCGAAAAATCGGCTTTCTCTGCCGATGCGGGGGCCGTTTTGAGCTTGAGATCGTTCATTGGGAAAGAATTCTGATCCGGGGAGCTGAAGAAGGAGCCGACGACGGAGAGCTGGCCGGGGGCGGGGATGTGTCCGGTGTGACCAGCTCCGGAGCCGACGAGAACGCCGCCAGATCCTGCGCGCTGCGATGAATGCTGCGAACCAGCTCTGCGGCGCGCTCGGCGCTCATGCTGTCTGTTCCCGCGGTGGTACCAACGGTGGACGCGGCCGCGGCCAGGCCGAGCGCGTGCTGAGCCAACTGGACGATCCCGCCATCCCAAGCGAGTCCGCGCCGAAATCTCTGTCGGTCGAAAGCACGCAGAGGCGTCAGTAATTCGGGTTCATGAAGCTTCCAGATCTCGCAAGGCTTGGCCTTCGAGCCAGAGGCGGCGATGATTCCGTTCGTCGCGCGTCGTGCGGCCTCGTTGGCACCCTCCATGGTGGCGAGGTCCGTGTGGGTGCGCACGTAGTCCGAGGCGAGAAAGAAGTTCGGAATGCGCGTCGCGGCCTCCGGCCTCAGCTTCCAGGTGTCGACGTAGTTGACCAGCAATGGCTCGATGTTGGTCTCGTTGCCCGGTGTGCTCGGATCCGTGTCCTCGATGTCCGGGTCCAGAAACCAGAAATGGAGGTGCTCGTCCTTGAGGATCTCCTTGCCGCCCACGTTGACGCTCAACTGAATCTGGTTCCACACCTCTTGCTTGATCTCTTCGCGACTGCACTGCATCGCAGTTTTTCCGTTCAGACCGGGTGTCGTCCAGCTGGAAATATCGACGGAGAGGATGCCCCGAACTTTGCCGTCACCGTGACTGGCCAGGTCGAAGTCGGGCCAGAACTGCGCCTGCGACACGGAGGTCAGAGCCCACGGCGATTCGAGAAAGATGGTGTGGCCGTGGGTGAGCGGGACGTCCACCGTCAGGTAAAATTGGATCCCGTTCATCCACTCGACGTTCTCGCTGAGCGGCGGGATGTTCGCCAGCGACGGATCCGCGGCCGCCAGCGCGGGGGTGACGAACTCGGCCATGCGCTCGACGGGGAGAGCGGCCAGGTAGTAGTCAGCGCGCGCTTCGAACGTTCGGTTGCGCTCGACGATCGTGGCGCTCGTGATCCGCCCGCCTTGCACGTTGATGGCGGCGACCTCGGCCTCCATGTGATACACGACGCCCAGCGCGCGCAACTGCGCCAGCCACGGCTGGATCCAGACGTGGCTCGTCGGACCGTTGAGCAGACGATCCGCCGTCACCCCGGGCTGAACAATGTAGAGCAGCATCTGCATGAAGATGTCGCCGATGGTCTTCGTGCTCGCGCGCCGGGCCTTGGCCGCCACCAGCGACCGGGTGATGCCGTGGCCGAACAGGAGCTGGTAGCCCTGCGACCGGCCCTCGGCCTCGATGAAGTCCCACCAGCTTATGCGCTCGTATTCGGTTATCCGGCGCTCTTCGCACGAGGTGAAGACCTGCCAGACTTTCGACGCCAGAAACGCCGTCTCGGCGACGTTCACGTCGAGCTGTCCGCCAAGCAGACCAAGAACGTAGTAGAGGGCCGTCTTGAGCTCGCCAGGCGTGAGCGGAAACCTCGCTGGAACAATCACCGACCCCCGCTCGTTCCGGGCGATCTGGATCTGCGTCGTGTCGACGAGGTTGTCAGCGACAGTGCGATCCCGAAACGGGATGCGCTTCATCGTGTCGACGACGTGTTTGTAAAAGCCCGGAAAGAAGCGAAACCCATGCTCGCCTGGCAGCCACGGCTTGCGCGCCCGCCCCATCGCCGCGGGTCGGACGGGGCTCGCCGGTTCGGTCACCGGGATGCTCCGGGCCTTCCCTCCCGGAACGTCCCGCCGCTCGAACACCTCGACATGAAACCCGCGCTCCGCGAGTTCGTGCGCGGCGCTCATGCCGGCGACGCCGCCGCCCAGAATGATGACTTTTCTTGACATTGTTCAGGCGGATGGCGACATCAGTCGCGTCAGAAGTTTTTCGCCCGAGCTATTCTTCAGAAGCGCAGTTCTCACTGCAATGCGAACCAGGCAGCGTAGCCGTCGTATGCATCAATCTCTTGCTTGAGGTGTCGCAGAGCTTGTTGATAGGCAGGTTGGTCAGCCGCCGGCTTTGTTTTGGCCTCGGTTGTCAATGTCATGACATCGTTTGTCGTCGTGGCTTTCCGAGCTGGGTGGTTGTCGGCAGCAGGATGGTCTACGATCCCGTGTGTGTGGCCGCCAGCGACTTGGGCGCTCTGGGCGGATTTCCTCAATACATTAGCTTTCGTATCGATGGCGGCCTTGACCTCGGCCTTGACGTCGTTCTTGGCTTGGCCAGCCGAGGTGTTTCCATATAGAAGAAGGACCCGTTGAACCCATTGGGCGAGTTGCTCCGCTTTGTTGGCTGGGCCCGGATTTGAATTGGCCAGCTTAGCCATCTGAAACTGAAGAACGTTGGTGATTTCCGCAAAATTGTCGACGTCGGTGTCTTTCAAAGAAGGCGCGGGTGGTTTTGCAAAAACTGGCGATGACATGGTTGCTCCTCAGAAATAGGGTTACTGGTGAAGGACCAATATCGATGTCCAATCAGGCACACGAAGAGCGACGCGTTCTGAAATGCGGAATATGAAACGCGGCTCAGTAGTGATCTGAAGGAATCGAATATGGAGTTCCGAGGAAATAACCAGCTCCGGAGGGGTTCCTCCGAGCGCGATCACGAGGCCCGTATTTATCGGAAGGGTGCTCGTTCGCAGTAGAGGTGCCTCGAGAAACGGTTTGACCCTGTCAACCGGAAGCACAAGGCTAGCGGCGGGAGTGTGCAAGTCTCTGAAGTAATCCTGATCGAGAACACATGCAAAGGGGCCGTTGTGACCAGCCCCCTCCAGGTCTCCTACCGCACTCATGATTTCATTCGCTAGGTTGAAGCCGGGATTTCCGCCCGCGGCGACTGTCCGGTCTAGACGGGGTATGAATGGCACCATGCCGTAGAGTCCTGGCTGCGGACCTCCCAGTCCGATCTCGAACACGGGAGGCAATCCCGCGGCCCCGGGTGGCGGCACTCCGGGCCCGGGCTGCCCACGGAAAATGAGCGCATCCTCCACTCGTTTGATCAGGTTGACGGCCCGCCGGAATTGAATCAGGCCGCCCAGCAAATTGGGATCGGACACCTCCTGGCTGGTCAGCGCAACGTTGATCGACAGGGAAGTGAAGAAGGTCGTTGGCGTGTGGTTTACCGCGAGGCGCTGCTGCGGCGGCAGGTTTGCTCCGAGATTCAAGCCAAGCGTCAGGTCCGGAACGGCGATCGCGGTTTTATCCGGGTAAAGAGACGTCGACAGGAATTTTCCTGAAGCGGAGGCCTTCCCAGCCTCTTCTTGAATGGTCGAGACCACTCGGCTCCACTGCTCATCTGACCATCCAACTTCAGCGCTGTTCCTGTCCATGCTAGGTATCCCCCCTGGTGAATTTCAACGGATCTCGACGGTGATGACCGCTTTCACTCCCGAAAGACCGACGGCTTGCACCAGTCCCGAATATGCGCCCGGGACGGCTTGGGTCGGGACGTCGACCTTGGCGGTGACGACGGCCTGGTGGCAGGCGCCGATGTCGAGCGTCGTAGGGTCAAACGAGATCGCGAACGACGGGATGCTGCCGCCACCGTCGCTCAGCAAATCGCTCGAATAGAACGACACATTGATTGGATGGTTCTCGAGATTCTCCAGCCGCAACGGGATGGACGTCGTTCCGCCCGCCAAGACTGGCGCCAAGGACTGGCGCCATGGAATGTCCAGCGCGGACCGGACCAAAGAATCCGCCTCGGCCGGTTGCGCACCGAGGTACGAAAAAAGATCCGATAACACTGCGGTTGCCCGTTGCCGGAGCTCATCGATCGAATGCGGCGAGGACGTGGGAGTGCCATGGTCGCTCGAAATTGCGGTCCTCGGGAAAGAAATCGGCCGCTTGGGCGTCTCGCGGGAGAGAATCGCTATGGCTCGGCCAACCACGTCCGGCAACGACCGTTCAGCGATCGGTGCTGTGTCTGGAGCCCTCGACGGAAGAGGCGAATGGGCCATGTGTCCTCAAATTGGGGCCGGGAAAGCGCTGCGCATCATACACACTTCGTCGAACTGTCAATAGAGATTCACGGTGAGGCGATGAGGCGGTGTATGTTGTTCACGACCCGATAATGGTTAAACCGAAACGTCGTTCTGGCCGAACCGTCTCGACGATCCTCCAATCGCCCGGCAAGGAGGTGACGTTCGTTCGGATCCGCGACAAGGAAATTTCTGCAGGATTCGGACCAGAGCGATTACTCGTGGATGAGGGCGAGATCGGCGCGGGAGGCTCAGGATCGGTTCACCGGGCCTACGACCCGAACCTGCGCCGCGTGGTCGCCATGAAGGTGATGGCTCCCCGGGGCAAGAAGAACGTCGAGCGGAGATCTCGATTCATCAATGAAGCCCGCATCATGGCTCAGCTGGACCATCCCAATGTCGTTCCGGTGCACGACCTGGTAGCCGACCACCGAAAGAACGCCTACTTCGTGATGAAGCTAGTGCGTGGGCGGACCCTCGAGGCCGTGGTCGGTGAACGGGGTGCCCAGCCAGCCAGCCCGGATGGTTTGCACAGACTGTTACTCATCTTGCTCAAAGTGTGCGACGCCCTGGCCTTCGCGCACAGCCGTGGCGTACTTCACTGCGACCTCAAGCCCGACAACATCATGGTCGGTGAGTATGGCGAGGTGTATCTAATGGACTGGGGCATCGCTTTTCAGAAGCCGCCCGTGGCTGCGAACCCTGACTCGGGCGCTCACCCGGGAATTAGGGGAACGCCGTCGTTCATGTCGCCGGAACAGGCTCAGGGCGACGGTGCCAGGCTTACCGAAAAGACGGATGTATTTGGATTGGGCGCTGTGCTGTATTTCATTCTGACCGGCCACAAGCCATTCGCCGGGAAGTCCGTCACCCAGATCCTCGCCCGCGCCAGAGCGGGTGAATATCAGGATCCCGAGCTCGCGGCGGGTGGTCCGTTGCCCCCGTCGCTCGTTCACATCGTCAGGAGAGCAATGTCGCGCGATCCAGAGGACCGCTATGCGAGCGTTCTCGAAGTCAGTCGAAGCGTGGAGGAGTTCGCCCGCGGCGACTGGCACCTTCCCGTGCGAACATTTCCACGTGGTTCGATCATCGCCAAGGAGGGCGAGTGGGCGGACGCCGCGTATATCATCGTCAGCGGGGCCTGTCGCGTGTTCAAGACCATCGGGGGCGAGCGCCGTCTGCTGCGCACCATGGGCCCCGGCGATGTCTTTGGCGAGACCGGCATCTTGTCGGGCGACGTCAGGACGGCGACCGTGGAGACTGTCGATGAGGTGGTGGCCCGGGTGGTCACGCGCGAGCTGTTCCAGGATCAACTCGGTGTAGATTCCTGGCTGGCGAAATTCGTGCTAGCGCTGGCGGATCGCTTCCGGGACCTGGATCAGAGGTTGGCACGTCAAAAAGACAAGAGCGGCGCCTGAGGCGTTCGCGGGCGCTGACGGTCAGCGCAAAGCGTAGAGGTCGTAGGCGTATTCGAGTTCTTTCATCCGCACTGCGCCTATCCCAATGCATTGTAGTCGATTGAGCTCGATGTATTTGGGATGCGAGGTGTGAATCCGGGGCGCGGTGCGGGTCGGCGCGATATTTGGCCACCGATGGTCCAGGAAATTTTGATAGCCGTTCTCGCCGAAGTCACAGGAGCCGAGATAGCTCGCGTAAAACAGCGCCCCGTCATCGCCCTCGACCGTCGCTCGTACGTCCATGACGCCTATCCCGTCGTGACGGATCGTCATCCAGTCGCCACCCATTGTGCGGACCTTGCCGTTGATCATGGGGCCGTGAATGTCGCCTTCGTTCGGATACCAATACCAGTGCACTAAGAGTCCGGCCGGAGTGACTCCGATGATCTCGGGTTCACGTAGGGGGACCCTGATCGTCGCGAGGTACTCGAATGCGGGCGGCGTTCGTTCAGGCGCGGCTCGCGACGGCGTATCGCGCCCGTTGTCGGGAGCCGCGAGCGGCACGTCGGTCAGACGGAACGATGACGGCAGAGCCGCGGCGGTCGCCGAGTCGGGAGCGCACCGCCCGGCACAGGTCAGGGTCGGCACATAAGTGACGCGCATCCCGGTCCAGAAATCCGGAAACATGATCCGGTGATACTCGATGCCTCGGGCGTAGTCGGTCCGCAGACGGACGCCGCGGACGGTTCGCAGCTGCCCCTGGTCGATCCGGTATTGCACGGTCACGGCGTTGCTTGGGCTTTGCGGTTGGACCCCGACTGTTACGGAGACTCCACGGCGACCTTCGACCGCATCGTCAGTCGGAGCCGGCGCGTCCGCACTGCCGTACCAAAGCGTGAGTTGTTCATGTGTGAAGCGCACTGTTGGCACCTAGGAGCTTAGGAGACGAGCGCCGTCGGCACGGCGAAGCTGGGCTCTGGATCGCCGAGGCGATTGAGCAACTCCCGTGCCGCTTTCAGGTCTGGTGTGGCAAAGCCCTCCGTAAATGAGCCATAGAGATCGGCCACGAGACGCCGTGCCGCGTCCCCACGGCCAGTTTGCTCCCAAACCCGGCCGAGGCTTGTGGTGGCGCGCAGCTCGAGCATCCGCGCGTTCTGCTGGCGCGCCAGCGCTCGGGCGCGCTCGAAGCATGCTTCGCTGTCGGCGATCAGTGCGCGTTCGAGATGGATCTCACCCATGAGACGATAAAGCTCGGGCGCGAACTGCAGCTCTTGCCGGGCCTCGGCCGCGATTGTCTCGACTTCTAATGTCGCCAGCGCTTCGTCCGCGCGGCCTGCTTTCCAGAGGGAGAGCCCTAGCATGGCCATTGTGATGGTCTGGTTGAGGTAGCTGCCGGTCGCTTGCCACTCCGCGATTCCCAACTTGGTTTCGGCGATCCCCTTGTCGGTCTCACCGCGTTCGACGAGTACCCAGCCATTGAACATTTTCGCGAACGGGCTCCAGATCTCGAAGCTCTCATGCTTCGCCAGCGTGAGAAGATCCGCGGCGGTCTTCGCCGCGCCGCCGATGTCGAGATTGCACGCGTGCAGGAGCAGGCTCGCCGCGAGAGCAAACGCTTCACTCGGATGGTGCTTGAGCTCGCGGGTCAATGCGATTCCCGACTGGACCATCGCAGGGGCTTGGTCGGGATAGCCGAGCATCCAGAGGCTCGAGCCGAGCATGATCCGCAGTGCCGCGGACGATGAGAATTGGAACGTGCGCACGATGTTGCGCTCGGCCTCGAGATTGAATAGTTGTAGGCCCGCTTCCGCATGCTCGCGGACCTGCAGGAATTCGCCCCGGTAGAAGTGGCTGTACCCGACCGCGTGATGGGCCATCACCTGGAGCATCGGAATTCCCGTCTGGTCGGCCAGGCGCAGTACCTGTGCGCCGGTCTCGAGGGCCTCGTCCAGCTTGCCGCGCAGGAAGTAATTGGTCCAAAGCCCCCAACGCGAGCCATATGTGCTGTTGAAATCGCCGAGCAGCTCGCCCAGTACACCCGCCCTACGACATGTCCGTTCGACCTCGAGCGCGGCCCAGCCTTTGATTGCCATGTAGGCAGGCGCGATTCCCATCTGCAAATCGAGCTCTTGCTTGTCTCTCGCTGCGCCGGGTGCAAGCGCCGCGACGAGCTTCAGAGCATTTTCGAAATGCGCGATGGCCTCCTTGTTGTCGGCACGACCAAGCGCCCGCTGCCCGGCCTTTTGCCAGTGAGAGATCGCCTCGTCTAATAGACCCGCTCCTTCGTAGTGGCGAGCCAACAACTCTGGCTCGGTGTCTTTCAGGTAGGGGAAGCGTTCCGTCAGCGTTCGAGCGATCTGCGCGTGGTACTCGTGCCGGGTCTTGCGCAGCAACATGTCATAGGCGACGCGCTGGATGAGCGCGTGCTTGAAGGTAAAGACCGCCTGTTCTCGACTTCCCGTTCGAAAGACCAGCCCGGCGTCCACCAGGCGGGAAAGGTCTCCTTGAAGGACAGCGTCATCGCGCGAAGAAACGGCCTTCAGGACATCGTAGCGGAACTCACGGCCCAAGGTGGCCGCGAGCTGAGCCAATGGTTTGCTAGCGCCGAGGCGGTCGATGCGGGCCATCAGCGGACCACGGATCGCGGCCGGTACGTCATCGTCGCTGCGTGTCCCCGCTGGCTGGTAGCGATCGTCCAGCTCTCGGAAGGAGCCTTCCTCCAAGATGGCTTTGGTCAGCTCCTCGACGAAGAGGGGGATGTCGCCAGCTCGCGTGAGCAGCTGGACGAGCAGGTCGTCGGGTAGCGCCTTCTGGCCGGTCAGGTGGGCGATGATGGTCTTGCTCTCATCTCGGGGCAGGGGGCGAAGATTCCGCTCTTCGATGCGCCCGAGGTCCTCAGGCGGGAACTCGGGCCGGGCCGAGAGCAGGATCATGAGGTGCGTGGGCGAGTTCGGTATCTGGCGACGAAGAATGACCTTCAGGAGCTCAATCGTGGTGGGATCGGCCCAGTGCAGATCCTCGAGGATGAACAGCGTGGGGCGCTGCGCGGCCAGCCGAGTCAGGCATTCCGCGAGCAACTCCAGCGTGCGCTGCCGCTGCTTCGGCGCTGCGGCGGCGAGCGTCGGGTAGTGGTCGTCGACGGGGACGGCGAAGAGCGGAGCGAGCAGTGGGACCGCCTCCTCTGGCCGGAGGCCGAGAGCAACGACGCGCTCCTCGAGGTGCTTGCGCTTCTGGTCGGCTGACTGCGTGGCGGCGAACCCGAAGCGCCGCTCCATCATCTCGATGATCGGGTGCAGGGCGCTGTTCTCGTAGTACTGTGAGCAGCGGCAGTCGAGAAGGTCGTCGCGGCCCGGTTCGATCCAGCCTTTGA
Above is a window of Polyangia bacterium DNA encoding:
- a CDS encoding polyprenyl synthetase family protein; protein product: MNDLKLKTAPASAEKADFSARLLPFRDLIAPYLRDAGADREPKRYLYGLIDDHLSRAGKGLRPALCIATCRAFGGRADDVLAVAAALEMLHNAFLVHDDIEDGSEFRRDRPTMYIEQGIPLAINTGDAMQALSIRLARQGAERMSPAGAQRMLDEFDHMLMDSLEGQALEIGWVRDNNCQVREDDYLLMTLKKTCWYSFIHPCRIGAVVARPGDMDLERFDRFGYFLGVAFQIQDDVLNLIGDAKKYGKEIGGDLWEGKRTLILADVFSKADKFETERLRAILGKSRSMRVAREIEWISTIIRKYDSLNHARLVAQQFAEAAAREFEAAYADAPEGDDKRFVRDLIQYAIGRQL
- a CDS encoding FAD-dependent oxidoreductase, with product MSRKVIILGGGVAGMSAAHELAERGFHVEVFERRDVPGGKARSIPVTEPASPVRPAAMGRARKPWLPGEHGFRFFPGFYKHVVDTMKRIPFRDRTVADNLVDTTQIQIARNERGSVIVPARFPLTPGELKTALYYVLGLLGGQLDVNVAETAFLASKVWQVFTSCEERRITEYERISWWDFIEAEGRSQGYQLLFGHGITRSLVAAKARRASTKTIGDIFMQMLLYIVQPGVTADRLLNGPTSHVWIQPWLAQLRALGVVYHMEAEVAAINVQGGRITSATIVERNRTFEARADYYLAALPVERMAEFVTPALAAADPSLANIPPLSENVEWMNGIQFYLTVDVPLTHGHTIFLESPWALTSVSQAQFWPDFDLASHGDGKVRGILSVDISSWTTPGLNGKTAMQCSREEIKQEVWNQIQLSVNVGGKEILKDEHLHFWFLDPDIEDTDPSTPGNETNIEPLLVNYVDTWKLRPEAATRIPNFFLASDYVRTHTDLATMEGANEAARRATNGIIAASGSKAKPCEIWKLHEPELLTPLRAFDRQRFRRGLAWDGGIVQLAQHALGLAAAASTVGTTAGTDSMSAERAAELVRSIHRSAQDLAAFSSAPELVTPDTSPPPASSPSSAPSSAPRIRILSQ
- a CDS encoding encapsulin, producing MDRNSAEVGWSDEQWSRVVSTIQEEAGKASASGKFLSTSLYPDKTAIAVPDLTLGLNLGANLPPQQRLAVNHTPTTFFTSLSINVALTSQEVSDPNLLGGLIQFRRAVNLIKRVEDALIFRGQPGPGVPPPGAAGLPPVFEIGLGGPQPGLYGMVPFIPRLDRTVAAGGNPGFNLANEIMSAVGDLEGAGHNGPFACVLDQDYFRDLHTPAASLVLPVDRVKPFLEAPLLRTSTLPINTGLVIALGGTPPELVISSELHIRFLQITTEPRFIFRISERVALRVPDWTSILVLHQ
- a CDS encoding protein kinase; protein product: MVKPKRRSGRTVSTILQSPGKEVTFVRIRDKEISAGFGPERLLVDEGEIGAGGSGSVHRAYDPNLRRVVAMKVMAPRGKKNVERRSRFINEARIMAQLDHPNVVPVHDLVADHRKNAYFVMKLVRGRTLEAVVGERGAQPASPDGLHRLLLILLKVCDALAFAHSRGVLHCDLKPDNIMVGEYGEVYLMDWGIAFQKPPVAANPDSGAHPGIRGTPSFMSPEQAQGDGARLTEKTDVFGLGAVLYFILTGHKPFAGKSVTQILARARAGEYQDPELAAGGPLPPSLVHIVRRAMSRDPEDRYASVLEVSRSVEEFARGDWHLPVRTFPRGSIIAKEGEWADAAYIIVSGACRVFKTIGGERRLLRTMGPGDVFGETGILSGDVRTATVETVDEVVARVVTRELFQDQLGVDSWLAKFVLALADRFRDLDQRLARQKDKSGA
- a CDS encoding DUF3237 domain-containing protein, which gives rise to MTVQYRIDQGQLRTVRGVRLRTDYARGIEYHRIMFPDFWTGMRVTYVPTLTCAGRCAPDSATAAALPSSFRLTDVPLAAPDNGRDTPSRAAPERTPPAFEYLATIRVPLREPEIIGVTPAGLLVHWYWYPNEGDIHGPMINGKVRTMGGDWMTIRHDGIGVMDVRATVEGDDGALFYASYLGSCDFGENGYQNFLDHRWPNIAPTRTAPRIHTSHPKYIELNRLQCIGIGAVRMKELEYAYDLYALR
- a CDS encoding adenylate/guanylate cyclase domain-containing protein → MRCRNCNAEGAEAKFCGECGKPLLGTAAPESLKAERRQLTVLFCDLVGSTALSERLDPEDLREVMQEFQSLCAGVVRRHEGYLAQHLGDGLLIYFGYPVAHEDDARRAVLAGLEMLEAVEKVRAAGEPLQVRVGIHSGLVVVGEIGEGDRKEQLAVGETPNFAHHVQTEARPGCAVISEATERLVRGFFRIEELPQGATLKRVARTLRLFRILEATAATSRIEAAYATGLTPFVGRKEDVAFLADSWALAGNGTRSAVLIRGEPGIGKSRLVEMVKGWIEPGRDDLLDCRCSQYYENSALHPIIEMMERRFGFAATQSADQKRKHLEERVVALGLRPEEAVPLLAPLFAVPVDDHYPTLAAAAPKQRQRTLELLAECLTRLAAQRPTLFILEDLHWADPTTIELLKVILRRQIPNSPTHLMILLSARPEFPPEDLGRIEERNLRPLPRDESKTIIAHLTGQKALPDDLLVQLLTRAGDIPLFVEELTKAILEEGSFRELDDRYQPAGTRSDDDVPAAIRGPLMARIDRLGASKPLAQLAATLGREFRYDVLKAVSSRDDAVLQGDLSRLVDAGLVFRTGSREQAVFTFKHALIQRVAYDMLLRKTRHEYHAQIARTLTERFPYLKDTEPELLARHYEGAGLLDEAISHWQKAGQRALGRADNKEAIAHFENALKLVAALAPGAARDKQELDLQMGIAPAYMAIKGWAALEVERTCRRAGVLGELLGDFNSTYGSRWGLWTNYFLRGKLDEALETGAQVLRLADQTGIPMLQVMAHHAVGYSHFYRGEFLQVREHAEAGLQLFNLEAERNIVRTFQFSSSAALRIMLGSSLWMLGYPDQAPAMVQSGIALTRELKHHPSEAFALAASLLLHACNLDIGGAAKTAADLLTLAKHESFEIWSPFAKMFNGWVLVERGETDKGIAETKLGIAEWQATGSYLNQTITMAMLGLSLWKAGRADEALATLEVETIAAEARQELQFAPELYRLMGEIHLERALIADSEACFERARALARQQNARMLELRATTSLGRVWEQTGRGDAARRLVADLYGSFTEGFATPDLKAARELLNRLGDPEPSFAVPTALVS